A window of Brachybacterium fresconis contains these coding sequences:
- a CDS encoding hemolysin family protein has product MLTAPLLVLIPLGLAGLVVAAVLTAVDAAHLAVSRGSLEKAVADQPGPVRARVLDQHGDGARTLASVSLGRMLAEAVTIASVAAITFLVFDQLGADSAWAVPLLITIVLAGLLLLVVLAISPRTIGRDRPESVLISTRFLVAAARLVLWLPASALTSVGENLASRPGGSEGSEDGAEKARQNVDRALEDEHVADGERDMIQGVFDLRETMVRELMVPRTDMVALDVDASAKKAMRLFVRSGFSRVPVIGENVDDLRGMLYAKDVMKAIHSPWDPRPERPVSEIMRPARFVPEFVAADEVLRQMQTSHVHITVVVDEYGGVSGVVTIEDILEEIVGEIADEHDPDEPEIEDLGEGRYRAPARAGLTEVGDLFDLEIEDDDIDSVGGLLGKTIGQVPIVGSRAETHGLVLEAEKTSGRRRRLSTVIVSRAPEPGPHPHDADQESPDD; this is encoded by the coding sequence ATGCTGACCGCCCCGCTGCTCGTCCTGATCCCGCTGGGCCTGGCGGGGCTGGTGGTCGCGGCCGTGCTGACCGCGGTCGATGCGGCCCACCTGGCCGTCTCCCGCGGCTCGCTCGAGAAGGCCGTCGCCGATCAGCCCGGCCCGGTGCGCGCCCGTGTCCTGGACCAGCACGGCGATGGTGCCCGCACCCTCGCCTCGGTCTCGCTGGGGCGCATGCTCGCCGAGGCCGTCACGATCGCCTCCGTCGCCGCGATCACCTTCTTGGTCTTCGACCAGCTGGGCGCCGACAGCGCCTGGGCCGTGCCGCTGCTGATCACCATCGTGCTGGCCGGCCTGCTGCTGCTGGTGGTCCTGGCCATCTCCCCGCGCACCATCGGGCGGGACCGCCCCGAGTCGGTGCTGATCTCCACCCGGTTCCTGGTGGCCGCCGCCCGGTTGGTCCTCTGGTTGCCGGCCAGCGCGCTGACCAGCGTCGGCGAGAACCTCGCGTCCCGGCCCGGGGGCTCCGAAGGGTCCGAGGACGGTGCGGAGAAGGCGCGGCAGAACGTCGACCGCGCCCTCGAGGACGAGCACGTCGCGGACGGGGAGCGGGACATGATCCAAGGGGTGTTCGATCTGCGCGAGACGATGGTCCGCGAGCTGATGGTGCCCCGCACCGACATGGTCGCCCTGGACGTCGACGCCTCGGCGAAGAAGGCGATGCGCCTGTTCGTCCGCTCCGGCTTCTCCCGCGTCCCCGTGATCGGGGAGAACGTCGATGACCTGCGGGGGATGTTGTACGCCAAGGACGTCATGAAGGCGATCCACTCGCCGTGGGACCCGCGCCCTGAGCGCCCCGTCAGCGAGATCATGCGCCCGGCGCGGTTCGTGCCCGAGTTCGTCGCCGCCGACGAGGTGCTGCGCCAGATGCAGACCAGCCACGTGCACATCACCGTGGTGGTCGACGAGTACGGGGGTGTCTCGGGCGTCGTCACCATCGAGGACATCCTCGAGGAGATCGTCGGGGAGATCGCCGACGAGCACGACCCGGACGAGCCCGAGATCGAGGACCTCGGCGAGGGCCGATACCGGGCACCCGCCCGCGCCGGGCTGACCGAGGTCGGCGATCTGTTCGACCTCGAGATCGAGGACGACGACATCGACAGCGTCGGCGGCCTGCTGGGCAAGACGATCGGCCAGGTGCCGATCGTCGGGTCCCGCGCCGAGACGCACGGCCTCGTCCTCGAGGCCGAGAAGACCTCGGGGCGCCGCCGCCGACTGTCCACCGTGATCGTCTCCCGTGCCCCGGAGCCGGGACCGCACCCGCATGATGCCGACCAGGAGAGCCCCGATGACTGA
- a CDS encoding PhoH family protein: protein MTDPLTPAPGRAPQARERKLAIPEHLSPFQVLGENDQALAALEDAVPDTDVHVRGHQVTLCGTEDALRRSEHIMRSLIDLAGTGQAVTAEAVQRAANLYGDDRGSGRKLEQVLSRTVLSSRGRSIRPKTLGQQKYIEAVESSTVTFGIGPAGTGKTYLAVALAVQQLLSKQVNRIILTRPAVEAGERLGFLPGSLNEKIDPYLRPLLDALHDMLDPESIPRLMNAGTIEVAPLAYMRGRTLNDAFIILDEAQNTTPEQMKMFLTRLGFNSTMVVTGDVTQVDLPGSQKSGLRVVEQVLSGIDDISFCRLSSRDVVRHRLVSDIVEAYGRWEIDPGGNRESRHRPSPGT from the coding sequence GTGACTGATCCGCTCACCCCGGCCCCGGGCCGCGCCCCGCAGGCGCGCGAACGGAAGCTGGCGATCCCCGAGCACCTCAGCCCGTTCCAGGTGCTCGGCGAGAACGACCAGGCGCTGGCCGCCCTCGAGGACGCCGTGCCGGACACGGACGTTCATGTGCGCGGCCACCAGGTCACCCTGTGCGGCACCGAGGACGCCCTGCGACGCAGCGAGCACATCATGCGCAGCCTGATCGACCTGGCCGGGACCGGCCAGGCCGTCACCGCCGAGGCGGTCCAGCGCGCTGCGAACCTCTACGGGGACGACCGCGGTTCGGGTCGGAAGCTCGAGCAGGTGCTCTCGCGCACCGTGCTGTCCTCCCGGGGCCGCAGCATCCGGCCCAAGACGCTGGGCCAGCAGAAGTACATCGAGGCCGTCGAATCCTCGACCGTCACCTTCGGGATCGGCCCGGCCGGCACCGGCAAGACCTACCTGGCCGTCGCGCTGGCGGTGCAGCAGCTGCTGAGCAAGCAGGTCAACCGGATCATCCTCACCCGGCCCGCGGTGGAGGCGGGGGAGCGGCTGGGCTTCCTGCCCGGATCGCTGAACGAGAAGATCGACCCCTACCTGCGCCCGCTGCTGGACGCCCTGCACGACATGCTCGACCCCGAATCGATCCCGCGCCTGATGAACGCCGGCACGATCGAGGTCGCCCCGCTGGCGTATATGCGCGGTCGCACCCTGAACGACGCCTTCATCATCCTCGACGAGGCCCAGAACACCACGCCCGAGCAGATGAAGATGTTCCTGACCCGCCTGGGCTTCAACTCCACCATGGTGGTCACCGGCGACGTCACGCAGGTCGACCTGCCCGGCTCCCAGAAGAGCGGGCTGCGGGTCGTCGAGCAGGTCCTCAGCGGCATCGACGACATCTCCTTCTGCCGCCTCTCCTCCCGCGACGTCGTCCGCCACCGGCTGGTCAGCGACATCGTCGAGGCCTACGGGCGATGGGAGATCGATCCCGGCGGCAACCGCGAGAGTCGTCACCGCCCCTCGCCGGGGACCTGA
- the era gene encoding GTPase Era: MTDSLTPADDGAGSHPASDAPEHDAAADGTGSRGVHRAGFVALVGRPNVGKSTLTNALVGEKVAITSSKPQTTRRAIRGIVTGEDSQIILVDTPGVHRPRTLLGERLNDLVRETLSEVDVVGFCLPADQKIGPGDRFIAQDLAEMRTGRRGPRVVAIVTKTDLVGRDRLAEHLMAVDELLDVDEIVPISAVTGEQVDVLLEVVARHLPVSPQLYPDDQLTEESRDDRISELIREAALEGVREELPHSIAVVVEEVVETDPDGDPFAVLAPGEGRLVVRAMLYVERDSQKGIIIGKGGSRLKEVGSRARAEINQLIGRKVHLDLRVKVAKEWQRDPKQLGRLGF; encoded by the coding sequence ATGACTGATTCCCTCACGCCCGCCGACGACGGCGCCGGCTCGCATCCTGCGTCGGACGCCCCCGAGCACGATGCCGCGGCCGACGGCACCGGATCGCGCGGCGTTCACCGGGCCGGGTTCGTCGCCCTCGTGGGCCGACCCAACGTCGGCAAGTCCACGCTGACCAACGCGCTGGTGGGGGAGAAGGTCGCGATCACCTCCAGCAAGCCGCAGACCACTCGCCGCGCGATCCGCGGGATCGTCACCGGGGAGGACTCCCAGATCATCCTGGTGGACACCCCCGGCGTGCACCGCCCCCGCACGCTGCTGGGGGAGCGGCTGAACGACCTGGTGCGCGAGACCCTCTCCGAGGTCGACGTGGTCGGCTTCTGCCTGCCCGCCGACCAGAAGATCGGGCCCGGCGACCGGTTCATCGCCCAGGACCTCGCCGAGATGCGGACCGGCCGCCGCGGCCCGCGCGTGGTCGCCATCGTCACCAAGACGGATCTCGTCGGCCGCGATCGACTGGCCGAGCATCTGATGGCCGTGGACGAGCTGCTGGACGTCGACGAGATCGTGCCGATCTCGGCCGTCACCGGCGAGCAGGTCGACGTGCTGCTCGAGGTCGTCGCCCGGCATCTGCCCGTCAGCCCGCAGCTGTACCCGGACGACCAGCTCACCGAGGAATCCCGGGACGACCGCATCTCCGAGCTGATCCGCGAGGCCGCCCTGGAGGGGGTGCGCGAGGAGCTGCCCCATTCGATCGCCGTCGTGGTCGAGGAGGTCGTCGAGACCGACCCCGACGGGGACCCCTTCGCCGTCCTCGCCCCGGGCGAAGGACGCCTGGTGGTGCGAGCGATGCTGTACGTCGAGCGGGACAGTCAGAAGGGCATCATCATCGGCAAGGGCGGGTCGCGGCTGAAAGAGGTCGGCTCGCGCGCACGCGCCGAGATCAACCAGCTGATCGGTCGCAAGGTGCATCTGGATCTTCGGGTCAAGGTGGCCAAGGAGTGGCAGCGCGATCCCAAGCAGCTGGGGCGCCTGGGGTTCTGA
- a CDS encoding histidine triad nucleotide-binding protein, producing the protein MPETATDHYDPDCIFCKILAGEIPSDRVHEDDEVIAFKDLNPKAPVHVLVVPREHRRDVRELAEEPELLAHVATVAGQIAADQAGGDFRLIFNTGAGAGQSVFHVHAHVLAGGMLAEGEM; encoded by the coding sequence ATGCCTGAGACCGCCACCGACCACTATGACCCGGACTGCATCTTCTGCAAGATCCTCGCGGGCGAGATCCCGTCGGACCGTGTCCATGAGGATGACGAGGTCATCGCCTTCAAGGACCTGAACCCGAAGGCGCCGGTCCATGTCCTCGTGGTCCCGCGCGAGCACCGCCGCGACGTACGGGAGCTCGCCGAGGAGCCGGAGCTGCTCGCCCATGTCGCCACCGTGGCCGGGCAGATCGCCGCTGACCAGGCAGGCGGCGACTTCCGCCTGATCTTCAACACCGGCGCCGGCGCCGGCCAATCCGTGTTCCATGTGCACGCGCACGTCCTCGCGGGCGGGATGCTCGCGGAAGGAGAGATGTGA
- the leuA gene encoding 2-isopropylmalate synthase produces the protein MPVHKYLPFHEQISVELPDRTWPTRRITRAPRWCAVDLRDGNQALIDPMNSERKLRMFELLVGMGYKEIEVGFPAASTTDFDFVRTLIEEDRIPSDVSIQVLTQAREHLIERTYEAISGAPRAVVHLYNSTSVVQRDVVFRADEDTVLDIAVQGALLCKKYEETTPDTQITYQYSPESYTGTELEYALRVCNAVIDVIKPTPDDRMIVNLPATVEMATPNVYADSIEWMHRHLDRRDSVVLSLHPHNDRGTGVAAAELGYLAGADRIEGCLFGNGERTGNVDLVTLGLNLFTQGIDPQIDFSDLDEVRRTVEHCNQMPVPERSPYGGDLVFTAFSGSHQDAINKGLERMETDAEKIGKGVDDMVWRVPYLPVDPKDLGRSYEAVIRVNSQSGKGGMAYLLRTEHGLELPRRLQIEFSGIVQQKTDSDGGEVSPEALWEAFTDEYLPTTDESKRWGRFAITSIHQESTGEGADRISVTLVVDGEEHTVIGIGNGPLDGFVKALAERKIDVRILDYAEHALTEGDDSLAASYIECEIGDRIFWGVGVDGSITRASLEAIISALNREQRAQR, from the coding sequence ATGCCCGTGCACAAGTACCTGCCGTTCCATGAGCAGATCAGCGTGGAGCTGCCGGACCGCACCTGGCCCACCCGGCGCATCACCCGCGCGCCGCGCTGGTGCGCCGTCGACCTGCGCGACGGCAACCAGGCGCTCATCGACCCGATGAACTCCGAGCGCAAGCTGCGCATGTTCGAGCTGCTGGTCGGGATGGGCTACAAGGAGATCGAGGTCGGCTTCCCCGCCGCCTCGACGACGGACTTCGACTTCGTGCGCACCCTCATCGAGGAGGACCGCATCCCGAGCGATGTCTCGATCCAGGTCCTCACCCAGGCCCGTGAGCACCTGATCGAACGCACCTACGAGGCGATCTCGGGCGCTCCGCGCGCCGTCGTGCACCTGTACAACTCCACCTCCGTGGTCCAGCGCGACGTCGTCTTCCGGGCCGACGAGGACACGGTGCTGGACATCGCGGTCCAGGGCGCTCTGCTGTGCAAGAAGTACGAGGAGACGACCCCGGACACGCAGATCACCTACCAGTACTCGCCGGAGTCCTACACGGGCACCGAGCTCGAGTACGCCCTGCGCGTGTGCAACGCCGTCATCGACGTCATCAAGCCCACCCCGGACGACCGGATGATCGTGAACCTGCCGGCCACGGTCGAGATGGCCACCCCCAACGTGTACGCGGACTCCATCGAATGGATGCATCGCCACCTCGACCGTCGCGACTCGGTGGTGCTGTCGCTGCACCCGCACAACGACCGCGGCACCGGCGTGGCCGCCGCGGAGCTGGGCTACCTCGCCGGAGCCGACCGCATCGAAGGCTGCCTGTTCGGCAACGGCGAGCGCACCGGGAACGTGGACCTGGTGACCCTGGGCCTGAACCTGTTCACCCAGGGCATCGACCCGCAGATCGACTTCTCCGACCTCGACGAGGTGCGCCGCACCGTCGAGCACTGCAACCAGATGCCGGTGCCCGAGCGCAGCCCCTATGGCGGAGACCTCGTGTTCACCGCCTTCTCCGGCTCCCATCAGGACGCCATCAACAAGGGCCTGGAGCGGATGGAGACCGACGCCGAGAAGATCGGCAAGGGCGTCGACGACATGGTGTGGCGCGTGCCCTACCTGCCCGTGGATCCCAAGGACCTGGGCCGCTCCTACGAGGCCGTGATCCGCGTGAACTCGCAGTCCGGCAAGGGCGGCATGGCCTACCTGCTGCGCACCGAGCACGGTCTGGAGCTGCCGCGTCGCCTGCAGATCGAGTTCTCCGGCATCGTCCAGCAGAAGACGGACTCCGACGGCGGCGAGGTCAGCCCGGAGGCGCTCTGGGAGGCCTTCACCGACGAGTACCTGCCGACCACGGACGAGTCCAAGCGGTGGGGTCGCTTCGCCATCACCTCGATCCATCAGGAATCCACCGGGGAGGGCGCGGACCGGATCTCGGTCACCCTCGTCGTGGACGGCGAGGAGCACACGGTCATCGGCATCGGCAACGGTCCGCTGGACGGCTTCGTGAAGGCCCTGGCCGAGCGCAAGATCGACGTGCGGATCCTCGACTACGCCGAGCACGCCCTGACCGAGGGCGATGATTCCCTGGCCGCGTCGTACATCGAGTGCGAGATCGGTGACCGGATCTTCTGGGGCGTCGGGGTGGACGGCTCCATCACCCGAGCCTCCCTCGAGGCGATCATCTCGGCCCTGAACCGCGAGCAGCGCGCCCAGCGCTGA
- the ybeY gene encoding rRNA maturation RNase YbeY, with the protein MTIEIRNETTAVVDENEFVDCARFVFEAMHLHPATEMSILFVDEDAMEKLHVQWLDLPGPTDVMSFPMDELTPGSAEHPAPEGLLGDVVLCPSVAAQQAAEAGHSTVEEMLLLTCHSILHLLGYDHMEEDERTVMFDLQRKLLLTFLASRETS; encoded by the coding sequence ATGACCATCGAGATCCGCAACGAGACCACCGCCGTGGTCGACGAGAACGAGTTCGTCGACTGCGCCCGCTTCGTCTTCGAGGCGATGCATCTGCACCCCGCCACCGAGATGTCGATCCTCTTCGTCGACGAGGACGCGATGGAGAAGCTCCACGTGCAGTGGCTGGACCTGCCGGGCCCCACCGACGTGATGAGCTTCCCGATGGACGAGCTGACGCCCGGCAGCGCCGAGCATCCGGCCCCCGAGGGGCTGCTGGGCGACGTGGTGCTGTGCCCGAGCGTCGCCGCCCAGCAGGCGGCGGAGGCCGGCCACAGCACGGTCGAGGAGATGCTGCTGCTGACCTGCCACTCCATCCTCCACCTGCTGGGTTACGACCACATGGAGGAGGACGAGCGCACGGTCATGTTCGACCTCCAGCGCAAGCTCCTGCTGACCTTCCTCGCCTCCCGAGAGACGAGCTGA
- a CDS encoding NADPH-dependent FMN reductase, translating to MTKLGIIISSARPNRVGEKVAHWVADTAGDRFDLDLIDLREIALPAFDEPASPKSGADKTTSHGLTWGERIGALDAVVILTPQYNGSYPGALKNAIDFLYAEWSGLPTVLLGYGWGAAGEVLPQLEKLMVRLDAEVVGSVGLGFREDLSVEGELFITEEKAAALESALVAVESKVLAPVA from the coding sequence ATGACGAAGCTCGGAATCATCATCAGCAGCGCCCGCCCGAACCGCGTCGGGGAGAAGGTGGCCCACTGGGTCGCCGACACCGCCGGGGACCGGTTCGACCTGGACCTCATCGACCTCCGCGAGATCGCCCTGCCGGCCTTCGACGAGCCGGCCAGCCCGAAGTCCGGCGCGGACAAGACGACCTCGCACGGCCTGACCTGGGGCGAGCGGATCGGCGCCCTGGACGCCGTGGTGATCCTCACTCCGCAGTACAACGGTTCCTACCCCGGTGCCCTGAAGAACGCGATCGACTTCCTGTATGCGGAGTGGAGCGGCCTGCCCACGGTGCTGCTCGGCTACGGCTGGGGCGCGGCGGGCGAGGTGCTGCCGCAGCTGGAGAAGCTCATGGTGCGCCTGGACGCCGAGGTGGTCGGCAGCGTCGGCCTCGGTTTCCGCGAGGACCTCTCGGTCGAGGGCGAGCTGTTCATCACCGAGGAGAAGGCCGCCGCCCTGGAGAGCGCGCTCGTCGCGGTCGAGTCGAAGGTCCTCGCCCCCGTGGCCTGA
- a CDS encoding ABC transporter permease has protein sequence MVDAPAGAAPVRRGSLARPIPPWRTYAILLGATWRSMRVHRMNLILTFLGSAALQGTQLAFIGVLLGAFGTIAGWEVYEVAFLYGLRLTAHGVCTINFGQHRASANVVRDGDWDRYLLRPAPPLMQLLTRFFNPGTLGDLVLGLAILGVAASQVGIDWSVWIAAYVAAAAIGGGLVEAGLQIGISGLDFRMGPTTRVKDTIDRVLTDFGAYPMTIFGTAGTYLLTFLLPLAFMAYLPAAIVLGHTGELVVPLRLALASPLAGPLILLAGVAVFRYLSRFYASPGH, from the coding sequence GTGGTTGACGCCCCAGCCGGCGCCGCGCCCGTCCGCCGCGGCTCGCTCGCCCGGCCGATCCCGCCCTGGCGCACCTACGCGATCCTGCTCGGGGCGACCTGGCGCAGCATGCGGGTCCACCGCATGAACCTGATCCTCACCTTCCTGGGCAGCGCCGCTCTCCAGGGAACCCAGCTGGCCTTCATCGGGGTGCTGCTGGGCGCCTTCGGCACCATCGCGGGCTGGGAGGTGTACGAGGTGGCGTTCCTGTACGGGCTGCGGCTGACCGCCCACGGCGTGTGCACGATCAACTTCGGCCAGCACCGGGCCAGCGCGAACGTGGTGCGCGATGGGGATTGGGACCGTTACCTGCTGCGTCCCGCGCCGCCGTTGATGCAGCTGCTGACGCGCTTCTTCAACCCGGGCACGCTCGGGGACCTGGTCCTCGGCCTGGCGATCCTCGGCGTGGCGGCCTCGCAGGTCGGCATCGACTGGTCGGTGTGGATCGCGGCGTACGTGGCGGCAGCCGCGATCGGGGGAGGTCTGGTCGAGGCCGGTCTGCAGATCGGCATCTCCGGACTGGACTTCCGGATGGGGCCGACGACCCGCGTCAAGGACACCATCGATCGCGTGCTGACGGATTTCGGCGCCTACCCCATGACGATCTTCGGCACCGCCGGGACCTACCTGCTGACCTTCCTGCTGCCCCTGGCGTTCATGGCCTACCTGCCCGCCGCCATCGTGCTGGGCCACACCGGGGAGCTCGTGGTGCCGCTCCGGCTCGCGCTCGCCTCCCCGCTGGCCGGGCCGCTGATCCTCCTCGCCGGGGTGGCGGTGTTCCGGTACCTCTCGCGGTTCTACGCGAGCCCGGGGCACTGA
- a CDS encoding LysR family transcriptional regulator, which translates to MLSLHRLFLLHELHRLETMSAVAQAHSMSPSAVSQQLSQLERETKVTLFEQAGRRVVLTDSGVRLARRAEDMLGLLESAEGELKEAQGDVGGVLRVASFQTPLIALAPAAISVLEQRHPQLRIELAQREVEGAYEGLLAHRFEVILGEDYPGGQRVVRRGTDREGLLRDPMLLVLPDHGPWSRVRSVAELADAPWALDPEGARTGIWERTYLRSAGVEPWVRFDTPDPLLQVHLVRSGHAVAFVPGIIASEHLGGTRPVRLPGDPHRSLYTAARAGAASHPSLLAFRAALLEAGGMVTELQGLERLAG; encoded by the coding sequence GTGCTGAGCCTGCATCGCCTGTTCCTGCTGCACGAACTGCACAGGCTGGAGACCATGTCGGCCGTCGCGCAGGCCCATTCGATGTCACCGTCGGCGGTGTCCCAGCAGCTCTCCCAGCTGGAGCGGGAGACCAAGGTCACCCTGTTCGAGCAGGCCGGACGCCGGGTGGTGCTCACCGATTCCGGGGTGCGACTGGCCCGCCGCGCCGAGGACATGCTGGGCCTGCTCGAGTCCGCGGAGGGCGAGCTGAAGGAGGCTCAGGGGGACGTCGGCGGCGTGCTGCGCGTCGCCTCCTTCCAGACGCCTCTTATCGCGCTGGCCCCCGCCGCCATCAGCGTGCTCGAGCAGCGCCATCCGCAGCTGCGGATCGAGCTCGCCCAGCGCGAGGTCGAAGGCGCTTACGAGGGGCTGCTCGCCCACCGCTTCGAGGTGATCCTGGGGGAGGACTACCCGGGCGGGCAGAGGGTGGTGCGCCGGGGCACCGACCGGGAGGGACTGCTGCGCGATCCCATGCTCCTGGTGCTGCCCGACCACGGCCCGTGGTCGCGGGTCCGGTCCGTCGCGGAGCTGGCCGACGCCCCGTGGGCGCTCGATCCCGAAGGTGCTCGCACCGGGATCTGGGAGCGCACCTATCTGCGCTCCGCCGGGGTCGAGCCATGGGTCCGCTTCGACACACCGGACCCGCTTCTGCAGGTGCACCTGGTCCGCTCGGGGCACGCGGTCGCCTTCGTCCCGGGGATCATCGCCTCCGAGCACCTCGGCGGGACCCGGCCGGTGCGTCTGCCCGGCGACCCGCACCGCTCGCTGTACACCGCGGCGCGCGCAGGGGCGGCCTCGCATCCCTCGCTCCTCGCCTTCCGCGCCGCGCTCCTCGAGGCCGGCGGGATGGTCACGGAGCTGCAGGGGCTCGAACGCCTGGCCGGCTGA
- a CDS encoding DMT family transporter: MTTSTTSSSTGSVPAVGSAPGSAGGGLPMTPILFVLGSCTSLQIGAALATGLFDELGAFGTTTLRLAIAAVILLVIVRPKVRSFTREQWIAMILFGVVVGAMNGNFYAAIERIPLGTAVAFEFLGPLTVAAVLSTRRSDLLWVALALAGVSLFGIESLTGAASLDLIGVMFALIAAVFWGLYVLTSARVGRLVPGQDGLAVAMAVGALTVLPFGTEGALVGLMDWRLLALAAATAIMASVLPYTLELAALRRLPRHAFGILLSLEPVLALIAGVLLIGQDATPLRVLAAVLVVGASVGVTLTARSSAPDEPQPVDEEPGWDMPIPTHATVTGEMPVVFSDEELWDEVDSRPTRD, translated from the coding sequence GTGACCACTTCGACGACATCCTCTTCCACCGGCAGCGTGCCGGCGGTCGGCTCGGCTCCCGGCAGCGCCGGGGGCGGCCTGCCGATGACTCCCATCCTCTTCGTCCTGGGCTCGTGCACCTCGCTCCAGATCGGTGCCGCGCTCGCCACCGGGCTGTTCGACGAGCTCGGCGCTTTCGGCACCACCACGCTGCGCCTGGCCATCGCCGCGGTCATCCTCCTGGTGATCGTGCGCCCCAAGGTCCGCAGCTTCACCCGCGAGCAGTGGATCGCCATGATCCTCTTCGGCGTCGTGGTCGGCGCGATGAACGGGAACTTCTATGCCGCGATCGAGCGGATCCCGCTGGGCACCGCCGTCGCCTTCGAGTTCCTCGGTCCGCTGACGGTCGCGGCCGTGCTGTCCACCCGGCGCAGCGATCTGCTGTGGGTGGCCCTCGCCCTGGCCGGGGTGAGCCTGTTCGGCATCGAGTCGCTCACCGGTGCCGCCTCCCTCGACCTCATCGGGGTGATGTTCGCCCTCATCGCGGCGGTCTTCTGGGGGCTGTACGTGCTCACCAGCGCCCGGGTGGGTCGCCTGGTCCCCGGCCAGGACGGCCTCGCGGTCGCCATGGCGGTCGGTGCCCTGACCGTGCTGCCCTTCGGCACCGAGGGCGCGCTCGTCGGCCTCATGGACTGGCGTCTGCTGGCGCTCGCCGCCGCCACCGCGATCATGGCCTCCGTGCTCCCGTACACGCTCGAGCTGGCGGCCCTGCGCCGACTGCCGCGGCACGCGTTCGGCATCCTGCTGAGCCTCGAGCCCGTCCTGGCGCTGATCGCCGGCGTCCTGCTGATCGGTCAGGACGCCACGCCGCTGCGCGTGCTGGCGGCGGTCCTGGTGGTCGGAGCGAGCGTCGGCGTGACCCTCACCGCCCGCAGCAGCGCCCCGGACGAGCCGCAGCCGGTCGACGAGGAGCCGGGCTGGGACATGCCCATCCCCACCCACGCGACGGTCACCGGCGAGATGCCGGTCGTCTTCTCCGACGAGGAGCTGTGGGACGAGGTGGACAGCAGGCCCACGCGGGACTGA